GGGGCACGCTGCGCTTTTATCGCGATCGCGCTGAGCATAGCCAGAAATCCCAGGCGCTGCTGGTGGGGCCCTGGGGGCACCTGCCCTGGGGTCGGCGGGTGGGCGATCGCGACTACGGCCCCGCCGCCGAGAGCCCGGTCGATCGCTGGCAAATCGCCTGGTTCGATCGCTGGCTGAAGGATCAGCCCGAGGCCTGGGGCGATCGCCCGCCGGTCACGCTGTTTGAGATGGGGCGCAATCAGTGGCGATCGCTGCCAAGCTGGCCCACCGCCCATCCCCAGCGCTTTTTCTTGACCAGTCACGGAGAAGCGGGCATCCGCACCGATGATGGACGCCTAACGCCCCAGCCGCCGTCTCAGGCAGGGCGCGATCGCTGGGTCCACGATCCGTGGCGGCCCGTCCCCGCCGCTGGGGGCCACGCCAGCTTTCCCGCTGGCCCCGTCGAGCGCGGCGCGGTGGACTGCCGCAGCGATGTGCTGACCTACAGCAGCGCGCCGCTCGACGTCGAGCTTTGCCTAGCGGGCGATCTGAGGCTTGAAGTCTTTTGTCAGGCCGATGTGCCCAGCTTTGACCTGTGCGCGGTCCTCTCCGAAGTGCTGCCCGACGGGCGCGTCTACGCCTTTAGCCAGGGCTATCGGCGCATCGATACCCCCCAGGCTCAGCCGATCGCCCTTGCGCTCCAGCCCACCTGCCAGACGATCGCGCCGGGCAGCGCCCTGCGCCTGAGCCTGAGCGCCGCCTGCTTTCCGGCCTTCCCGGTCAATCCGGGGACCGGCGATCGCGCCCACAGCGCCCGCACACTGACCGCCCAAATTGTCACCCTGCGCCTCGATCACGGCGGCGATCGCCCGTCTCAGCTGATTCTCAACCGGCTTGATTCGCCGTCGCCTTAGTGGGTCACGCCCGTCGAAGGCGCGATCGCGGGCGGCGTCACCACCGTCCCCGCCACCATCGTCTTGAACAGCGCCTCATACTGATTGAGTGACTGCTCGAAAGCGTAGCGCTCCAGGGCAAACCGCCGTCCCTGCTGGCCCAGTGCCTCCGCCGTTCGAGGATTTTTGTACAGGTCCATCACCGCATTCGCCAGCGCTCCCGGATCCTCCGGCGGCACCACCAGACCACCTCCGCTTTCGCGCACCGCTCGAGCCGCCGTTCCGTCCGCCGGCACCGACGCCAAAATCGGGCGACCGCTCGCCAGCAGAACCTGCGTCTTCGACGGCATATTAAACGAAATCACATTGTGCTTCTGCACAATCAAGCCCACATCCGCCGCCGCCAGCATCTCCGGCAGCCGCTCTCGCGGCTGGAAGGGCAGCAGCAAAACATTCGTGACGCCGCAGGCCTGGCAGTAGTCGCGGAGTTTTTGCAGCGCCTGGGCCTCTCCCGCAATCACAAACACAATCTCTGGGCAGTGCCCCAAGCGAGACGCCGTCTCGATCACCGTCTCCAGCCCCTGGGTCAAGGCAATGTTGCCAGAGTAGAGAACCACAAACTTATTCTGGAGGCCGTGCTCCGCGCGAAACGCATTCTCCTTGGGCATCGGGCGAATGAAATTCACATTCACCCAGTTGGGAATGCAGACAATTTTGTCGGGAGAAACGCCCTTGCCTACCAGGTTTTCCGTGAAGCCGTCTGTGATCACGCTAATTACGTCTGCCGTGCGGTAGGCGAAGCGCTCTAGGGCCTCAAACACGCGGATCATGGCCTTATTTTTTAGCAGGCCCACGTGCACCGCCGCCTCCGGCAAGATATCCTGCAAGTTCAGGACCACCGGACACCGATAAAGCCAGCCCAGCAAGGCCGCTGGCACGCTCACCGGCAGCGGCGGCACCGTCAGCAAGATCACGTCTGGCCGCCAGCTCCCCAGCGCCCGAAAAAAGCTCGTCACCACAAAGCTGGCATCTAGCAGGATGCGATCGAGCAGGCCGGGTTTGGGCTTGACCCACACATAGCTCCGGTCGATCCGCACACCGTTTTTGTATTCTGTTGCGTAGAGCTTGCCGCGGTATGTGGGAT
This genomic stretch from Geitlerinema sp. PCC 7407 harbors:
- a CDS encoding CocE/NonD family hydrolase, producing the protein MLPVKPKETVSMVTRDGVRLDADLYRPEGEGPFPVLLMRQPYGRAIASTVVYAHPEWYAAHGYLVVIQDVRGRGTSEGTFRLFADEIADGEDTVRWAAALPGSSGRVGMYGFSYQGMTQLYAAIARPPELQALCPAMIGYDLHRDWAYEGGAFCLQMNLGWALQLATETARRRGDEAAYHALLAASRQLPLGGPVPANPQILRDLAPDSFYHDWLAHPDPQAEYWRSLSPQGQMDAVDLPMLHIGGWFDTYLRGTLRFYRDRAEHSQKSQALLVGPWGHLPWGRRVGDRDYGPAAESPVDRWQIAWFDRWLKDQPEAWGDRPPVTLFEMGRNQWRSLPSWPTAHPQRFFLTSHGEAGIRTDDGRLTPQPPSQAGRDRWVHDPWRPVPAAGGHASFPAGPVERGAVDCRSDVLTYSSAPLDVELCLAGDLRLEVFCQADVPSFDLCAVLSEVLPDGRVYAFSQGYRRIDTPQAQPIALALQPTCQTIAPGSALRLSLSAACFPAFPVNPGTGDRAHSARTLTAQIVTLRLDHGGDRPSQLILNRLDSPSP
- a CDS encoding glycosyltransferase family 4 protein, with the protein product MRVLIYSYNYHPEPIGIAPLMTELAEGLAARGHQVRVITGMPNYPERRIYPTYRGKLYATEYKNGVRIDRSYVWVKPKPGLLDRILLDASFVVTSFFRALGSWRPDVILLTVPPLPVSVPAALLGWLYRCPVVLNLQDILPEAAVHVGLLKNKAMIRVFEALERFAYRTADVISVITDGFTENLVGKGVSPDKIVCIPNWVNVNFIRPMPKENAFRAEHGLQNKFVVLYSGNIALTQGLETVIETASRLGHCPEIVFVIAGEAQALQKLRDYCQACGVTNVLLLPFQPRERLPEMLAAADVGLIVQKHNVISFNMPSKTQVLLASGRPILASVPADGTAARAVRESGGGLVVPPEDPGALANAVMDLYKNPRTAEALGQQGRRFALERYAFEQSLNQYEALFKTMVAGTVVTPPAIAPSTGVTH